The genome window CCAAGTCTCCCCACAGTCCGCCAGGGACAGTAGGGTGGTCTATATCAGCAGCAGTGAAACGGGCATAGAAAGACACACCACTCGTTTGGTGCCACACTGATAAAGTATTCAACACTAATTGGGAGTGATGATGCTGATAAAACGTTTCACGTTTTCAGCAATGGCTGACATTTTCCCGTAACTGTTTCTAAGTGTGGGCAACATCTGAGATTGTTCCCACTAAGCCATCTGCCACGTGAACAATGCAACTTTGACAAGCTTTTAAAATAACTAGGCCTCCGGTTCTGTATTGTATTTGTCCCTGTGCTGTATATTTGCATCAGCCTATACATACTGCCTAATGCCTACACAAATGATCGACTATTCTTAGCCCATTATGACAAGTGTGGAGATCACTTCAATAGGGTGATATTATGAGCTCTGTCATCTGTGACAAACATTTAGCAGTCGTGCATATTTTTAGATGTCACTTGTACTGTAAAGCCTAAAGTCATATGTTTTATTATcagctgtagagagagagagagagaccttttCAGATGCACTTACTTGACAGCAAAAGTCAGTAAAATGGTAAATTACAACTCAGTCACAGAATCAGAACACTGTGGATGTCTCTACGCCACAGTGTTGCAGTCAATTAAGGGACCTTAGTACTGACATGAAAAGGACCATGAGCAATTGCACACCCTAAATAGGCCCGAGGCCCAGCTTCAAAATTCCTTGCAAAATGTTCAATTTGTAACGCTTTCTTTTACAGTCCCCTAATAACTAGGTATTTACCCAATAACAATATggtaatatcaataaattaCATGGTAACTAACATAGGTAAAAGGATGGTAACTACAGATTAATTAGGAATCAATTACTTAGAAATACTTTCATTATTACCACCATGAAACTATTTTGCATTATGGGTAATGACTCCAGGAATTATTAAGGGAACTACCAAAACGTTATAACCCAATAACCAGGTCAAAGAGAGAAATTATGACCCAATTACCTAGTAATATTGTCCAGTATTAAAAGGACCATGAGCAATATATACTTTTACTGTACAGTTACAGAGATGCTTTCATCATTATACAGGATTTTGTTTGTATAGCATTTTCAGATTTTTAAGCATATAGTTTTACATGTTACACTCTAGAGTTTGTGGCCTTAAGTTGTGGCCTTATGCACATAAGTTATTATTAATACTATGTGATtttcatgcacatgcatatttcCATGTGTCACTATTATCTAACCCTGACTTTATTCTTAATTCAGCAAAGTTCTAGTTTGACAAGGACACCTATAAAAAGTACAACCATATGTGGCATGATCTGAAAAAAGAGAGCATAGAGTAATTCATTGACAGTGTAAAGTGATGAGAATAAATATCATATAACCTATCATATCAAATATCATTATTTTTACCAGTAGCCTATACTGGATACTTTTGGTGAAATCAATGGTTTGCCTCattaatgttatatattccatgaTGCTCTCACCAACACAATCAGctcaagttattgctatgaagtTCACTATATTCATGAAACTGAATCCTGCTGGGGTGTCTGGCTGGAGGGTTTACAATGGAACCATTTATTGGTTATGGGTGAGGGAAGAttgttatgaccgccgcgcagcgaagcggcggtcatataggtttagtcagatttttttttttttttctttttttttgtttttttctttttcgcatgcccaaatttctgtcaatgattcccgggacactgaaagaccggggtacacgaaacttggtggacatgtaaccccacatggatagcatggaaccatcgtttttcgttttgatttgtagcccccccgctgaattggaccccccgaaaggagggtagggcagacacagttttctgtgaatatctcgaaaaccgtagggtttaggaggaccattttttttttgtatgttgatctcaaggggccatgtcaacccattccataaccactcatttcatgtatagcgccacctagttaaacacaaaaaagtaaaaatgaggtggtgtaattgaaggtatctgtgacctaacatagtcaaaactgcacgaaattggaagtgtaggatcattatgacaccctctgtatgcacgccaagttttgtggaattccgttcatggggggccacacaataaattaatttatgttactatacaccaactggcctgtaggtggccggagacagttttctgtgaatatctcgagaaccgtagggcctaggaggtccaccttttttttgtatgttggtcttaagggggcatgtcaacccatcccattaccacttatttaatgtatagcgccacctagttaaaaattaaaaagcaaaaaattaggtgttttcatctcaatatctctggctgacaaggtcaaaactgcacgaaattaaaagtgtaggatcattatgacaccctctgaatgcatgccaagttttgtgtactttcgttcatggggggccttacaataaaataatttatgtgtacatttagtgacgtacaccaacaaggattcccgggacactgaaagaccagggtacacaaaacttggtgggcatgtacccccacatggatagcatggaactgtcatttttcgttttcatctgcagcccccccgctggactggaccccccgaaaggagggtagggcagacacagttctctgtgaatcttttatggtatgttggtctcaagggcccacatcaacctggctcataatcactcatttgtgatttgccctcctccccccccccccccccccccgccccggtcaaaaatgaaaatgcaatattattctgctttaatcgcccctatcttcagttaagatgttcagaactgcaccaaattttatgtgtatgattgacctggcattctctgggggtatgccaagtttcgtagaatttcatccatggggggggctaaaaaaattaggttatgtgtacatttagtgactgtacactcattggcctgtaaatggcggtgcacacatataaacatgcacacacacaggcacccacatactatcggtattagaacggccgatacataattacaaattcaataggatcaaaagaaagccaaaatattcatcatcatcatcatggctgcattttcagtattggcgataagtagtcgtttgtccactagatggcgcatcgttgcagtgagatgtaatttttttgaaagttaaaagtgtgttgaaaaaataatggacacttcctacaaggactgtaatttaccgcagcgaacatctaataaggacaggacgatgttcacatgaagtgtaagtgaggatgaagtgaggatgtttatcggacatgcttggtttttactgcaggtacgttaatcttgtaatatcaataaggacctaggtaatgttaccgttagcgttggttgagtgatggaggcccatttgattgattgcatttgtagaaaactataaatgcggttataccaagcaaattgatagcagcactgtttgtatctttcgactgtcatttattgcacgtgctacaaaatcattctgtgcaatggaagatttaccaacgttacaccggtctgatacagttttgcctatacatgcgtgagactgagacgcctgtttattttgttttaagtgcgtgcagggtgtgagaggggaatcgatgtgctttgattccagcttggtagttgtagtctgtgaaattaaaaagcacgtgtgtgtgaagtatccaaacaatgacaccttcatttcattatggctgctttagcaacacaccttaagctactgtgtagtgggtcccatttagaagtggctacttcagtcgcgctttccttgactcatggaactgcgtgaatgttattacaacttttcgccacgatatggcagtttaagtccgcttgatactgtaagtcgtaagccattggtttccaaaggagattttatttgtgtcgccagcatagcctattgacaatttatgttgtaaataggcctatcttataatcctacctgtagcttagggaagctaacagctttctattaggatctagtttgttagttacagttttgtcataactccctaatgcatttttgcatttagaatagccagagcgtgtatatctcaatctgaaaattaaacaatatcgggtgcctatggactagatctgcccgctatttagtttttgatttcttaaaagattgagcttggtctgatgaaagccagactagccatggacctcagttacacaatgcaagggaacatgaatcagcctatatttgcacgaacaataacggacaaaagctcttcaactttggcccgttaaaatgtgtatgaacagtctagcgacgcatttcatcaaggcccatttggacatgtcagttatttgcaccactggttagatgtaaaacagcatttcgtttcagactactgttacttaatttgtgcattaacaataacgtttcagactactacttaatttgtgcattgacaataaagtattacatgaactaaagatgactaaaatcttatgtagaagaagaaatattcacaaaaaatccatccatccaaaaatgacctttgtttttgatagctgttgaaaacggcatggaactgacagagatgtttttgtttataaatacataaaaaataaataaataaataaataacattatgctgataccttttgcttttcccaaatacaatgtagcctacaggtgtaagtgacctttcatcaatccagttgcaatggatgaactgtgatgacctgccctacttgtgattgtttagagattttaaaggttttataacaatgctacatcttctttggctattctacaatctattcaccttttcagcacaaataggctactttctgtgcagccgcacacacacactcaggcatgccaaacaagcatacacaaaagtttcaagagtgggggatggagtaaaagatggagacaaattgaagtgtgatttattttcgcggaatggatgtacaggactgagcggcggtcatattttgtaccgctatgcggtacatctagttaacagTAGCTCAGTTTAGCTCTAAAACCCTCTGAGGCAGGGGCTGAGAcacttttacattttaaaaggcAAAATGCTTACAAGTCCGACATGAAGTGAGCCTTCCAGCTCTCGGCGTAGCAACCGTGGGGGATGTGGTGTTATAACGTACAGACTTttgctggaacacgattctatcccccacactttttgtcagattaaaatgaaagtaaaatatggaaataaacgattccgtaaagagttggaattggggcgcgtctagatttctaggctactgtcattattctgtgtcctttacatttatttaaagggacaccaggcaacgttttcgtgttaattaatcatcttcgtaaatTGGTATATggctcattacggggcgaattaaggctctctcgcctgcccctactgcctgtagggagaatatcccacttgcaggttcggtgtatcctaccctctgaccgaagcaggatcagtttacagcacagaggcaggctaacgaaacgctagaaatggttgcaaacgtgtgtgtaatggcagagccggcgaagaagcagcgaaaacccttgacagaagacgcaaagaaaaggaaaagagcttcagaccgagcgagggggagtttcatagagaaaaagcaccaggcttgcctggtgtccctttaataggTATTAGTTATAGTCCAGgcaatttattgtagcctgctaacccatatgcacaaaacataatttctgaaatgatttcttcATTTATAACATGAGACAGGcctatgtctccatgtagggtagtgccaaatagtgaagtgatagcaggtagatcatgtaggcctacatgtcacgTGAGTCACACAGATGAGGGACGCTGCttgttctgtccctcccaaactgcattaaaatggtgtatTTAGCAATCAGAATTTCAAAACATTTTCGGGGGAGAAACTCCCGGACACCCTCCAATATAGTCCGCACCCCTGTCCGAAAATACTTACAACgtccctgtagggagttatttataatttggccgGATTGTTTCACTTCcctatcccacaacccccacacttttaaaaagcttgatacgcctctgTCCATGGCAGAAACCTGTGGCCCATTTCTGAATATTAGGCACTTAACGCATGTCAGCACAGCTCTGTTCCTCTTGGATACACATTGAATACGTGGTTTACAAGACAGCAGCACCTGCAATTATTGCATACTTCTCCTAAACCACTATAGGCACGCATGTCTGCACTACTCAAGCAACCTTCACGTGTGTTAGACGCTTAAAAAAATGCAACCAGTGGTCGTATGTTGCCAGCGGCTATAATTGGTACTCGTGAAACCCAAGGTTACGTGCTCGCGTTAGGAGGTAGACCTATTTGgccttgttaaaaatgtataTGCGACCACAATGTGGATTTTGTTAATTTTCGGTGCAACCCAGTTGCTATAGGCGCCTGGCGCCGTGTATGTATGGTTTCAGCTTTTGAATGTACTATATCCTGCAGCGCAGAGCACACTTTGAAAACTACGAACAACATAAGTATAGGCTGACCACTGACCAATGTACTgagaatagtttttttttagctgGCTGCATCTAATGGACCATAATTGCAGTTATGCAGGAACTAGGCTAATAGCGCAGCTAATAAATCAAATGAGAGGTGAGGTAGCCTATAGCTTACAGGCCAACTTATTTCACTAACGCACTGAGTAAAGGAGGACCCATTAATTGTCTTCACACTACTGTATCCTAACAAGGTGGAATGCTGTGGGCCCTCACCTCATTGTGGGTGAATGGTCCTATTTGAAGCAGCTatgcatagatatatatactggcAGCTATGGATAGCCATACATACTCATTCCTGTCGTGTTTATTACAAGATGGCAGCATGTCAATATGGGGATCTTAAGATGCCTGGCATGCGTTCTGACTGCCTTGGTCGTACGTCATCAGTGGTTTTACTAGTGTGCGCACTGTTCCAGAGAGTTAAGATTTATGTTTCAGTTGATTAGCAAACTTAAATTATTAAGATGGAAAACGGAAATATAACATCTTCTCAGTGTTTATTAGAATGGATAAAAGGAAAATGTAACCAACACTATAGTTGTAcaatacataaaaaatccatATGATATAAAAGCAATGCATCCCTTGGGAAGGTCATGGGCAATTAAATATCCCTCATTCTATAAAGGGATTTTAGTGTAAGAACAAAAGCCTACAAAAACATCTAACAAATACAACAATTTACAACACAGGAAGTATATTGACAAATACAGCTGGAACTATGCTCAAGCACACTAGTCTAATGAAAATACTTTAATACATATCTTTTTACCACTGAAATATTTTATCCACATTGTCATACATTGTCAGATTGCTGTCCTACAAAAGGAAGCCTACAGTATCATTCACAGCAAATAGTAAAGTTGTATTGTAATACAATGCAATACAAATTCCTTTTGAATTCTGACTATAttaatatatgtttatatttattattattatagtgtatgtgtgtttgtctctctctctctctctctctctctctctctctctgtgtgtgtgtgtgtgtgtgtgtgtgtgtgtgtgtgtaaaagaaaataaagaaaaagaaagagagacctgTATTGCAACTGCTTTCACTGTTCTCAATTTTGTCCAGCTGGTTGGTATGCTTTATTGTTTTGCTAGCCCATTATTTGTTATGGCGGTTCATGTGTGCCTTCAGGAAGTCTTCAAACCGTGGCATGGCGTACTCTGGCACAGCGGGAGCGTTGGCGGGGGCCTCCTCTGGCTGAGCAGGGGCATCATTGGGCTCCTCGGCACGGCGCAGGCGGCAGTTGAAGTCCATCTCGGGGTCACAGTCGGGGTCAGGCTCGATGATGCCGTTCTTGACCTTGCCGCTGGGGGCTTTGCCGGTGGAGGGCAGCCCGGCAAACTTCCCACAACTGGGGTCAAAGGGGTGGCAGTCGTCTTTGGGCTTGGCCGCTTTCTCTTTGGCTTTCTCTTTGTCGGCGGAGGTCAGCGGGGTGCAGTCCTTGTCGTAGAACATGAAGCAGTCGTGTCCGTCCTTGGTCTTGCCGCGAACGCCCAGGCGGTGGCGGGTCTGAAACTGTGGgctgggtggtggtggcggcctCTTAAGGGCAGCGGCAGCGGCCAGGATGCAGAAGGGGTCAAGGCGGCGGTTGCACACTACGGGCGGCTCGGGGGCCGGCTCGTCCTGAGGCATGTACTCCATGACCGGCTTGGTGAGGCTGGCCAGCTTGGTGGCGGTCAGCGGGTTGCAGCCCTTGTCGAAGAGCGGGTGGCAGGCCTGCTCGCTGGCTGGGTTGTCCCCGTCAGTCAGGGCGGCAGGTGGCGCGGCCGGCATGGCGCAGAAGGGATCGGTCTCAGGGTCGCACGTCGGGTAGAGGTGAAAGAAGCCGGAGGGGGCCTTGTGCACCAGGCGCGGCCTGCAGTAGGGGTTTTTGGCCGGGTCGCAGCCGAGTGCCGAGTAGGACGGCACGGGGTTCATGGGGTTGTAGCCGTAGGCAGCGCGCAGGTGGTATTGCAGGCACTCCGTGTCGTCCGGGTTGCAGATCTTCAGCAGCTCGGCCTTCTGCTCGGCCGTCAGGAAGGGCTCCACGGGAGGGGCGTAGTAGAACATGCCCAGCGGTGTCTTCACGGGCACGGGCGCCACCGGGGCCCTGTAGGGCAGGGGCAGGAATGGTGCCAGCAGTGGGGCAGGAACCTTGGCGGGGGCCTCCTCCGCCACTGCCTCGGCCGCTGGGGCCTTGGGTGCGGCCGGGAAGAGGCAGTAGGGATCAATGTACGGGTTGCACACCAGAACCTTGGCCTCTCTGATGGGCACGGGCATGACGAACTTGGCCTTGGGCTTGCTGGTGGACTCGGAGATGCAGTCTGGGTCGTCAGAGTTGGCACAGGCCTTGTAGATCTCGCTGAGGTGGGTCAGGTAGTGGTTGTAGGCGCCTTCCTCGTTTCTGTGTTTGTTCTGCAGGAAAGCCAAGTACAGCCGATCTAGGTCCTCAACCTGCAGAAAGCCACAGAGATGCATTGCATGAACAACTGGCAGAGTAGGAAGGCATTAGTGGAGTCATGTAAAGCATGAGAATGATTACAACAGACTAGAAGCTAGAGCTGAAATGGAAGATCCCCAGGTTATGTTTATGAATGGCATACACCTATAGTCCACTTACTGCCTCCTGGTTGTTTGTCTCTGTATAGTACTTGTACCAGCCCCAGAAGTCTGGCAGGGCTCTGTAGTGGCTCACACTCCTCCTGAGGCGGGCCTGTGCCTCCTCAGCAGCTAGCCCTGCAACACAGAAGCACAGTACAGTCAGGATGGATGCCAGATATACAGTAAGGAATCTGCAAGAAAAACATTGATTAAATAAACTTGAATGTATTAGGAATCGAAATAAGTGTTCTTCACTTATGCAGTGTTGTGCTGATAGCCTTACAGATGCTTTGTTTCTTGATCATTCAAGTCCGTTTTACTGATTTATGTGGCACCACTAACAACAGACATTACTTCTACACACGCTGTTAAACAGAAGTGTCATAGAAGCCTCCCATTAGAGGTGCTGAAAGCATAGCACAAGCTGCAGATCAATAAAAAATGAATCAAATTATTCTTACCCTCTTCCTTCTCTTTAATTGCCACTGGTCCTGCCTGCAGATAGTCTGTGCACATATGGGgcattaaaaaagaaaagtaagAACGGGCACTGTCAAGGACCAGATGTGACATCACAGAACCGCTGATCCCACTAATAAGCCCCCTAGGAGCTTCAGCAGGCATTTCCTCTGGCCCCCAGCCCCCAAACAGACCTGCTCGCGTTCTGCACTGCACATTAATGTACAGGCTGCCTCCTTTCAGGCCCTTTGAacagattgggggggggggggggggggggtatgtacaTTTTGGGACCATGTGGAAGTGGCACCCGTTAAACTACAAAGGGCACTGGGCGACGTGCCCGAAGGCAGTGCTCATTACAGCTTGgttgtaaaataaaatagagGGGAAAAATGCCCTGTACATATAACATAATGTGTGGCGCGCGTCTGTGCCACCAGTTGGTTGCTTTAGAAGTTAAtgccttggggggggggggggggtagggggggtgAGTGCAGTCAGCTGATTCTGAGAGGCCCAAGAGTGGAGGACTCAGGAGAGGCCAAGTGCACCCTCTCAGGATTTAATATATTATGGACTTGGCACTGTTGGATTGATATGTATTGAGATGCCTCACTTGATTGAGGGTTGGAGTGCATACATGTCCTTTCATTTAATAATATCACATTTCTTATGTATATCAAATGACTAACTGAAGAATACATGGATTCTAAGGACAACACTCAAACTGTTCACTATATCTGCTTTGCCTCCATGTGTTTTTGAGTCGGTTGAAGTCTCACCTGGCAGTAAAATGATTGCAAGGAGCACTCCAGCAAACATGGCAGAAAACCTCCCGGCTGCTGCCATTTCCCTAGCGTCCACTCAGCCCCTGAGGAGACAAGCGTCCGTTCCTGTGGTGAGACGTGTGTGGACAatgatactgtatgtttgttgaTGATCACTTTATGATGCTGCTGGTAGGCTACCACAAGGACATGTTTGCAGTGTTTGAACAGTTTTCCTTTCTGCATCAACTAAAGCCTGTCTGTTTACTCAAACAAATACCCCCAACATTCTGAGGATATCCATCAAccatcaatatgaaattactgaAAAGTGTGTGAAGGTTTGAAATGTTCTCAGTTCATACAGATTTACTAGAGCAAATTGCAAGAGAGTGTTTAACACACTCATGATTATCTCTTATCTCATGTCTTGTAGCCTACTGACAGTTACATATCACGCACTCTCTTAAATCAGTCTTGTCTCATGTCAGTTTAGACTCTTGTCACATATGTTGTAATTAGTATTACTGCATGTGGTGAACTAGTAAAAGTGCAATCTCCATGTGGAAAAGATGTATTGTTGTGACTTACGATATATATCAGAAGATATATTTAGATGTTCAGTGAAGTTTATCAAAGCATTGTTTACACTGAAATTGATAATCAAAATTCCTAGTTTCTGTTTCCCTTGCTCATTGCAAACAAATTGGAAATGATTCACCATTAATTGTATTGTGTTCTATAATTGACAGAATCCATACATAATTTAGGCAACAATCTACCATATAGTATTCTGGGTTACATTATTAACATATACAATATGAATTTCTGCATCTCAGAAATATACAGGTATGACTTGAAAGACTCACCTTTCCCAGCAGTGATCGTCCGACCTTGAACAGTTGACAGTTGTTGGTTCCCCTGTGGATGGATGTCTTGATGGGTAAAGTCACATGTGCTCTGTGCACCCAACCACTGCTCCCCTGTGCAGACCAGCTCTGCGTGCCAACATTTTTAAGTCAGGCCTTgataattaaaaaacaaaaatgagtgTCGTATGTCCAGGGCTCCCTGCTTGCAGTGCAGGGATTGGCTCCTGTCTCACGGCAGACTGACCAATGGGGGTCCTTTAATTAGGGAACTGTTAGAAGCAAGGCTGAACTTGGTGGTACATGGCCGCGGGGGTTGGGGAGTGTTAAAATCATAGTGGAGGCAGCACTTGAAGGATTGATTAGTGGGCTGTTACTTGTGCATGTTGAAGTTTTACTGGACCTAGAATTTTGTGGTAGGAGAAATTTGGCATCTTTTAAATTGGAAAGAAGGGACCATGTTGAACTGAGTGATGGAATGGCTTCCTGGACAGTAGTTATGGTATTATCTGTTGACCCTGTGATCATTTTCAGTGTGGGGCATTTCAGTTCATATAATCTGAGGCCTACAGGAAAGTGATATTTCTGCATTCTTTGAAAAAGtgtttatatttaatttcctttcaaacattaaagaaaacattgttcCATTTTCCAATGAGCAAAAGGTTTTTACTACCCTAGACGGTAGCACAGGCTTTCACAGGGACTATGCACCTTTATGGAAAACATACTTAGATTCATAATTAATCCTTTTGACTGGGAGATTATTAGGGTTCTAaagtagggatcgaccgatatgtttttttttcaaggccgataccgatatcaattattaccaaaacaggaggccgataaccgatatgtaaaaccgatatgtcagttgtcaaaaaggggggtagatatgctgcaaaaatgtaattaaaatcatttaattatgcaaacttttctttcttcttttgatacacaattgtctatcaacttgcatcactttgcaagtgtaaatcctgtgtatcatgttaatccaagagctgagtgatagcaattattttcatagagcaGGCCTGCACAATGGGCTGTgtttaagggacctgtcacaaagaggatgctttgccatcgtgtgtgtgagtgcacgagagagggagaggaagaggtgcatgcgtgatggcaagtgttacggttaAATAGTTtaataaaacagttttaaaatagttcttaggctatttaagcatgcaatttgtgtccatgtgtaggctataagctacacttttgagagcctaaaaggcacgttaatagccagctcatGACGCGGTTTTGTTCAGCTCGGATTAAATTACTGttggccctgggtgcatgtagtcttttctgacagtccgtttcaaaaaggagcaattagactttttgacgttcgctatcgcataatttaggatttGTCTGTatgtccgccgaggtgtcccgttattcacaattaaagaacgaggcggaggcagagaactcccaACGCGCAGCATCCGAGTTTGTGGgctaactagtaaacagcaccagtaacgtgcatcaatcgggaattcgctaaatgaaggaagtgggtgctttacttattgatccggatcaaagagacaatagcttacaaagtggtgtttttgtaacttcagtgtagatgattgtgatcactgcaacttcagcaatgtaggctaccttccttagcttcgaaaaatagctccgtaggctatagctgaagcccagtctgccTCAGTAAGAATCCTGaactttgtctgtgttcagtcttcgatcctgattggctgcaagaCATGGTAACCCACATGGCATGTTCCAATCGGGCGTGCTCACATTGTACATTTGAGTGCTCACACTGCAAGACAGCCAACAACATTTTCTGATATGCCAGAAATCCAATTGGTTCAGAGTGGATGGTcttttatgcccccaacattGTCTTCCAGACAGCgatgccaccgctgacttaaaggcacctaatcccaaagctaaccccaaccctataaccctaaccttaacattgggggcataaaacaccaagaaacgttCAGAGCAGAGCTGGAGCAGGACGTTAATTGTTACGTCTTCCAATTGGGCATTGTGGGC of Alosa sapidissima isolate fAloSap1 chromosome 1, fAloSap1.pri, whole genome shotgun sequence contains these proteins:
- the and2 gene encoding actinodin2 — encoded protein: MAAAGRFSAMFAGVLLAIILLPDYLQAGPVAIKEKEEGLAAEEAQARLRRSVSHYRALPDFWGWYKYYTETNNQEAVEDLDRLYLAFLQNKHRNEEGAYNHYLTHLSEIYKACANSDDPDCISESTSKPKAKFVMPVPIREAKVLVCNPYIDPYCLFPAAPKAPAAEAVAEEAPAKVPAPLLAPFLPLPYRAPVAPVPVKTPLGMFYYAPPVEPFLTAEQKAELLKICNPDDTECLQYHLRAAYGYNPMNPVPSYSALGCDPAKNPYCRPRLVHKAPSGFFHLYPTCDPETDPFCAMPAAPPAALTDGDNPASEQACHPLFDKGCNPLTATKLASLTKPVMEYMPQDEPAPEPPVVCNRRLDPFCILAAAAALKRPPPPPSPQFQTRHRLGVRGKTKDGHDCFMFYDKDCTPLTSADKEKAKEKAAKPKDDCHPFDPSCGKFAGLPSTGKAPSGKVKNGIIEPDPDCDPEMDFNCRLRRAEEPNDAPAQPEEAPANAPAVPEYAMPRFEDFLKAHMNRHNK